One window of Pelobates fuscus isolate aPelFus1 chromosome 9, aPelFus1.pri, whole genome shotgun sequence genomic DNA carries:
- the REXO4 gene encoding RNA exonuclease 4 produces MAKVQLKKDKSSVSVTNTTKGTKKQKKKRFWPNKPSKATKGSDIKKGNDEKKTSLLLPPKTPQEFSVNWKALEALMKPEISSSVDEATPEKLQKKDPKLSDKKDVQPVKVKTSPKVNGHLKGSPSVAKEDKKSPKEHPSSSGDVKQDVKKKKKRKLKPEEEEKNTTRKKQKLHEKNKSEEANKVESTKYDIWFDDVDPNDIEAALGPEAGEIARKMQGLPEKTRDPVDVVLVKERAFEGLTRTVAMDCEMVGVGPEGEESILARVSIVNQFGKCVYDKYVKPTEFVTDYRTAVSGIRPKDIKNGEDFKVVQQEVSELLQGRILVGHAVHNDLKILFLDHPKKAIRDTQRYKPFKKRVQSGRPSLKLLCEKILSVKVQTKEHCSIQDAQAAMRLYTLEKKHWEAEIKAKHSRAKPEVQKHQAAPAK; encoded by the exons ATGGCGAAGGTCCAATTAAAGAAGGACAAATCATCTGTAAGTGTCACAAATACTACTAAAGggaccaaaaaacagaaaaagaagagattctGGCCGAATAAACCAAGTAAGGCGACAAAAGGCAGTGACATAAAGAAGGGCAATGATGAGAAGAAGACATCGTTGTTGTTACCCCCCAAAACACCTCAAGAGTTCTCAGTGAACTGGAAAGCATTAGAAGCG TTAATGAAACCTGAGATAAGCAGTTCAGTGGATGAGGCAACTCCAGAAAAGTTACAGAAGAAAGATCCGAAACTTTCAGACAAAAAAGACGTGCAGCCTGTAAAGGTAAAAACGTCTCCGAAAGTAAATGGACACTTAAAAGGGTCTCCGTCTGTGGCCAAAGAGGACAAGAAAAGCCCAAAAGAACATCCTAGCAGTTCTGGAGACGTCAAGCAAGAtgtgaaaaagaagaaaaaacgaaAGCTAAAACCagaggaggaggaaaaaaatACTACGCGGAAAAAGCAGAaattgcatgaaaaaaataaatctgaagaAGCAAACAAAGTGGAATCAACAAA ATATGACATCTGGTTTGATGATGTGGATCCAAATGACATTGAGGCAGCTCTTGGACCCGAAGCTGGAGAGATTGCCCGTAAGATGCAAGGCTTACCTGAGAAAACACGTGATCCTGTAGATGTGGTTTTGGTGAAGGAGCGGGCCTTCGAGGG GCTGACCCGCACCGTTGCTATGGATTGCGAGATGGTAGGTGTGGGCCCAGAAGGAGAAGAAAGTATATTGGCACGAGTGTCTATCGTGAATCAGTTTGGGAAGTGTGTGTACGATAAATATGTTAAACCAACAGAATTCGTCACAGATTACAGAACCGCAGTGAGCGGCATCCGACCCAAGGACATTAAGAATG GTGAAGATTTTAAAGTTGTTCAGCAAGAGGTTTCCGAGCTCCTCCAAGGGCGTATTTTAGTGGGACATGCCGTGCACAATGATCTGAAG ATACTCTTCTTAGACCATCCTAAAAAGGCTATCCGAGACACTCAAAGATACAAACCTTTCAAAAAGAGAGTGCAG AGTGGACGTCCTTCTCTTAAATTGCTGTGCGAAAAAATACTGAGTGTGAAGGTACAGACCAAGGAACATTGCTCG attCAGGATGCACAGGCAGCCATGCGGTTATACACATTGGAGAAAAAACATTGGGAAGCAGAGATTAAAGCAAAACATTCCCGTGCAAAGCCTGAAGTGCAGAAACACCAGGCGGCACCGGCAAAGTGA